A section of the Phoenix dactylifera cultivar Barhee BC4 unplaced genomic scaffold, palm_55x_up_171113_PBpolish2nd_filt_p 000153F, whole genome shotgun sequence genome encodes:
- the LOC120104974 gene encoding transcription factor bHLH94-like, which yields MALDAVVFPQDLFGCTLKEICTVEGGAWNYGFGGVEEKGVVLECEMGGGGGGGGGGGGCGVRQDQGRGRVDGVHGNWDSFCSSLVQNLEEWDVNSSPLSETGAKDEGFVRGQEAAVGGRRKRRRTKSSKNKEEVEYQRMSHIAVERNRRKQMNEYLAVLRSLMPPSYVQRGDQASIIGGAINYVKELEQLLQSLEAQKRLKQRSDTAPFADFFTFPQYSSCSSCSTNSTATTAAATATNNTSKVMAENQSAVADIEVTMVESHANLKVLSRRRPKQLLKLVVGLQNLQLTTLHLNVTTMDQMVLFSFSLKVEDDCQYTSVDEIATAVYQMVGKIQEDFGLN from the exons ATGGCGCTAGATGCTGTGGTTTTCCCACAAGACCTCTTTGGTTGCACCTTGAAGGAGATCTGCACCGTGGAAGGAGGAGCATGGAACTACGGTTTTGGTGGAGTGGAGGAGAAAGGGGTAGTGCTAGAATGTGAGATGGGtggtggaggtggtggtggtggtggtggtggtggttgtgGGGTGAGGCAAGACCAAGGGAGGGGGAGGGTTGATGGAGTGCATGGGAACTGGGACTCCTTTTGCTCCTCCTTGGTGCAAAACCTTGAGGAATGGGATGTGAATTCCTCACCACTATCGGAGACAGGTGCCAAGGATGAGGGCTTCGTCAGGGGCCAGGAGGCGGCGGTGGGTGGCCGAAGGAAGAGGCGGCGCACCAAGAGTTCCAAGAACAAGGAGGAGGTCGAGTACCAGAGGATGAGCCACATTGCGGTGGAGCGCAACCGGCGAAAGCAGATGAACGAGTACCTCGCCGTGCTCCGGTCCCTCATGCCTCCCTCCTATGTGCaaagg GGTGATCAAGCATCAATAATTGGTGGAGCGATAAATTATGTCAAAGAGCTCGAGCAACTTCTCCAATCTCTCGAGGCTCAGAAGCGACTCAAACAAAGATCCGACACAGCCCCATTTGCTGATTTCTTCACCTTTCCACAGTACTCATCATGCTCTTCTTGCAGCACAAATAGCACTGCAACCACTGCTGCTGCCACCGCCACCAACAATACTAGCAAGGTGATGGCTGAGAACCAATCGGCCGTAGCTGACATCGAGGTAACCATGGTGGAGAGCCATGCCAATCTCAAGGTCCTCTCGAGGCGGCGACCCAAGCAGCTGCTCAAGTTAGTGGTGGGCTTGCAGAATCTGCAGCTCACAACACTCCACCTCAATGTGACCACCATGGATCAAATGGTTCTCTTCTCATTTAGTCTCAAG GTAGAAGATGACTGCCAATACACATCGGTGGACGAGATTGCAACTGCAGTCTATCAAATGGTTGGGAAGATTCAGGAGGACTTTGGTCTTAATTAG